A stretch of Clostridium formicaceticum DNA encodes these proteins:
- a CDS encoding AraC family transcriptional regulator: MDSLKRMNEALSCIEENLTNDIDLKEVARIALCSEYHFQRMFSFLAGVTLSEYIRRRRLTLAAFELINSDIRVIDIAIKYGYSSPDSFTRAFQSLHGLTPSEARSNGKPLKAYPRMTFQLSIRGDNEMNYRIEEKEGFRIVGIMKRVPLIFNGVNPEIAAMWESLNEEIIDRLKKLSNVEPQGLISASTNFSEGRMEERGDLDHYIGVATTNECPGNLTQLEVPASAWAVFTAEGPFPESLQDVWGRIYSEWFPSSNYEQAEGPEILWIEEKDLTSPNCKSEIWIPVIKKK; this comes from the coding sequence TGTATTGAAGAAAATCTTACGAATGATATTGACTTAAAAGAAGTTGCAAGGATAGCTTTATGTTCTGAATATCATTTTCAAAGAATGTTTTCTTTTCTTGCAGGGGTTACGCTATCAGAATACATTCGACGTAGACGCCTTACCCTTGCAGCCTTTGAGTTAATCAATAGTGATATAAGGGTAATTGATATAGCCATTAAATACGGATATAGCTCACCAGATTCCTTTACTAGAGCTTTTCAAAGCTTACATGGCTTAACACCATCGGAAGCTAGAAGTAATGGTAAACCCTTGAAAGCCTATCCAAGAATGACCTTCCAATTATCAATTAGAGGAGATAATGAAATGAATTATCGTATTGAAGAAAAAGAAGGATTTAGGATTGTTGGAATCATGAAGCGGGTTCCCCTAATCTTTAATGGAGTAAATCCAGAAATTGCAGCTATGTGGGAGAGTTTAAATGAGGAGATCATCGATAGACTTAAAAAGCTTTCTAATGTTGAACCTCAGGGATTGATCAGTGCATCCACAAATTTCTCTGAGGGTAGAATGGAGGAAAGGGGAGATTTAGATCACTATATAGGCGTTGCCACAACTAATGAGTGTCCAGGGAACTTGACACAGCTTGAGGTCCCTGCCTCAGCATGGGCTGTGTTTACGGCAGAAGGGCCCTTCCCAGAATCCCTACAGGATGTATGGGGACGAATCTACTCCGAATGGTTCCCATCCTCTAACTATGAACAGGCAGAGGGACCAGAAATACTGTGGATCGAAGAGAAAGATCTAACTTCACCAAATTGTAAAAGTGAAATATGGATACCAGTTATTAAAAAGAAATGA